Proteins from a genomic interval of Mesobacillus sp. S13:
- a CDS encoding M20 family metallopeptidase, protein MHEILDDIKFLVECDSSSMNKKLVDQCGERIQELLYRYYGKRAKVLEEEKYGNHLKFEFGEGDETILILSHFDTVWEPGDLEFKIEGDRAYGPGILDMKGGLVQAIWAIKAIKELNIPFSKKIVFLFTSEEEVSSPTSRYVIEEIAKDCDYALVTEPPVVKTGALKTARKGSARYYIDITGKAAHAGNNHHEGASAIQEAAKVIGFLESLTDYEAGTTVNVGFVKGGGKLNVVADHEEIGIDVRAKTSEEQENIDEVICGLTPFTEGTSIDVRGGISRPPMERNQDTKNLFQTAKEAAKEEGFKLKEASVGGGSDGNLTANMGVPTLDGLGTIGDGIHARNEHIIISQIPERAAFFTNLLISIGTQDEE, encoded by the coding sequence TTGCATGAGATTTTAGATGATATCAAGTTTCTGGTCGAATGTGATTCTTCATCAATGAATAAAAAACTCGTCGACCAGTGCGGAGAGAGGATTCAGGAGCTTTTATATCGCTATTATGGTAAACGGGCAAAAGTGTTGGAAGAAGAGAAATACGGAAATCATCTGAAATTTGAATTCGGGGAAGGAGACGAAACCATCTTAATCCTTTCCCATTTTGATACGGTTTGGGAGCCTGGGGACTTAGAGTTTAAAATCGAAGGCGATCGTGCCTATGGGCCTGGCATCCTGGATATGAAGGGTGGCTTGGTACAAGCGATTTGGGCAATAAAAGCCATCAAGGAACTGAATATCCCGTTTTCAAAGAAAATTGTGTTCCTTTTTACCAGTGAAGAAGAGGTGAGCAGTCCGACATCGCGCTATGTCATTGAAGAAATAGCGAAGGATTGCGATTATGCGTTGGTTACTGAACCCCCCGTTGTTAAGACGGGTGCTTTGAAAACGGCAAGAAAGGGTTCAGCGCGTTATTATATTGATATTACAGGCAAGGCGGCCCACGCTGGAAATAACCATCATGAAGGAGCAAGTGCTATTCAAGAGGCTGCCAAGGTCATCGGTTTTTTAGAGTCATTAACCGATTACGAGGCTGGAACCACCGTCAATGTTGGATTTGTTAAAGGCGGAGGCAAGCTCAATGTCGTGGCTGACCATGAAGAGATTGGCATCGATGTCCGGGCGAAAACCAGTGAAGAACAAGAAAATATTGATGAAGTAATATGTGGACTGACACCCTTCACAGAGGGAACAAGTATCGACGTTCGAGGGGGAATCTCCCGCCCGCCGATGGAACGAAATCAAGATACCAAAAACCTATTCCAAACCGCTAAAGAAGCAGCAAAAGAAGAAGGCTTCAAGTTAAAAGAAGCATCGGTTGGAGGAGGGAGCGACGGAAACCTCACAGCCAATATGGGAGTCCCAACCTTGGATGGTCTCGGCACCATTGGAGACGGAATCCATGCAAGAAACGAACACATCATCATCAGCCAAATCCCAGAACGAGCAGCATTTTTTACTAACCTGCTGATTAGTATCGGGACACAAGATGAGGAGTAG
- a CDS encoding DUF805 domain-containing protein, protein MQWYLEAIKNYANFKGRARRKEYWLFNLFHILIMGTLYLAGSAMESLLLFVVILIYYFLTLIPYLSVTVRRLHDIGYSGWMYLVNFIPLVGGIILLVFTCLDSDANENKYGANPKISINQSA, encoded by the coding sequence ATGCAGTGGTATTTAGAGGCAATAAAGAATTACGCTAATTTTAAAGGCAGAGCGAGACGGAAAGAATACTGGTTGTTTAATTTATTTCACATTCTTATAATGGGTACACTCTACCTTGCAGGATCCGCTATGGAGTCACTTCTTTTGTTTGTAGTCATATTAATTTATTATTTCTTAACGTTAATTCCATACCTTTCTGTCACCGTTCGCAGACTGCACGATATCGGATACAGCGGCTGGATGTACTTAGTTAATTTCATACCGTTGGTCGGGGGGATTATCCTACTAGTATTCACTTGTTTGGATAGCGACGCAAATGAAAACAAGTATGGGGCGAATCCTAAAATTTCAATTAATCAATCCGCTTAA
- a CDS encoding amino acid ABC transporter permease, with amino-acid sequence MEIFQEALPVLWAGIKLTAYITLIGLLFGFIIGLITALFRLSPIPPLRWIAIWFINFVRGTPFLVQLFFIYFGMNSLPFISLQPVTAGIVGIAINAGAYIAEIVRAGIQSIDKGQTEAARTLGLTSAQTMRYIILPQALRRMLPTFVNQAIISLKDTSLLSVIGIAELTQRGQVVVSATYEPFKVWGMVALMYFILIYLLTKLGDFIERRYELR; translated from the coding sequence ATGGAGATTTTCCAGGAAGCCCTCCCCGTCTTGTGGGCAGGGATAAAACTGACAGCATATATAACTCTTATCGGCTTGCTGTTTGGGTTCATCATCGGTTTAATTACAGCACTATTCCGCCTTTCACCGATTCCGCCTTTACGGTGGATCGCCATTTGGTTCATTAACTTTGTACGCGGAACGCCTTTCCTCGTTCAATTATTCTTTATATATTTCGGAATGAATTCACTGCCCTTCATTTCGCTTCAACCAGTAACAGCTGGTATCGTTGGGATTGCCATCAATGCAGGTGCCTATATAGCGGAAATTGTCCGAGCCGGCATCCAGTCCATCGACAAAGGACAGACGGAAGCTGCACGAACACTGGGGCTGACGAGTGCGCAGACGATGCGGTATATCATCCTGCCGCAGGCTTTAAGAAGGATGCTGCCGACATTCGTGAACCAGGCAATCATCAGCCTGAAGGACACCTCACTCCTGTCCGTCATCGGCATCGCTGAACTGACACAAAGAGGGCAAGTCGTCGTGTCGGCAACCTATGAGCCTTTTAAAGTATGGGGTATGGTCGCTCTCATGTATTTCATCCTGATTTACTTGCTGACCAAACTCGGTGACTTCATAGAGAGGAGGTATGAACTGCGATGA
- a CDS encoding acyltransferase family protein: protein MEKITRSARYVDLDWIKVLATLLVFLYHCSMFFNSFDWHIKNNSIDQTYIEFFSLLLGNWIMPIFFVLSGMATYYALNRRNSKSFIKERFLRLGLPLLLGVFLLSPPQVYIERITNHQFEGSFLEFFPHYFEGLYLEIGGTGNFAFFGHHLWYLLMLLLFSVITLPFFIKTKGIEIGKEFSIRHYLFIPIPLSIAALTVNNVVNLASWGIIFYLFLYVFGFYFFARGSLRPFVRKIGPLAGALSILSTAAYISWVFLYGFPMEISLGWAVFMIIRVLLVWNMIFFILYLGDQYLNVSNQALKYTSEASMPFYVLHQPVIIILGFFIYNLDWPVPVKLIILISAAFLVIMGLYELIIRRVNILRVVFGLKASRPGEGSLVLNNTGTYRRKI from the coding sequence ATGGAAAAAATTACACGATCAGCTAGATATGTAGATTTGGACTGGATCAAGGTACTGGCCACGCTGCTCGTCTTCCTTTATCACTGTTCGATGTTTTTCAATTCGTTCGATTGGCACATTAAAAACAATTCCATTGATCAAACATATATCGAGTTTTTCTCGCTCTTGTTGGGAAACTGGATCATGCCTATTTTCTTTGTATTGTCAGGAATGGCTACTTACTATGCTTTGAATAGAAGGAATTCGAAAAGCTTTATAAAAGAAAGATTTTTACGGCTTGGGCTGCCCTTACTGTTGGGGGTTTTCCTGTTATCACCTCCCCAGGTGTACATAGAAAGAATCACGAACCATCAATTTGAAGGCTCATTCCTGGAGTTCTTCCCTCATTATTTTGAGGGACTCTATCTGGAAATTGGCGGTACCGGGAACTTCGCATTCTTCGGACATCACCTGTGGTATCTTTTAATGTTACTGCTATTCTCGGTTATTACATTGCCTTTTTTCATAAAAACCAAAGGTATAGAGATTGGTAAGGAATTTAGTATCCGCCATTATTTATTCATTCCTATCCCTCTATCAATCGCCGCTTTGACAGTCAACAATGTCGTAAATTTAGCAAGCTGGGGAATCATCTTTTATCTATTTTTATATGTTTTTGGATTCTATTTTTTCGCTCGAGGATCATTAAGGCCGTTTGTCCGTAAAATAGGACCTCTAGCTGGTGCTTTAAGTATACTGAGTACCGCTGCCTATATATCCTGGGTATTTCTCTATGGCTTTCCTATGGAGATATCATTGGGATGGGCAGTATTCATGATCATCCGTGTCCTATTGGTATGGAACATGATCTTCTTTATCCTATACCTGGGCGATCAGTATCTGAACGTTTCCAACCAGGCATTGAAATATACCAGTGAAGCCTCCATGCCGTTTTACGTACTTCATCAACCTGTCATCATCATATTGGGGTTTTTCATCTATAATCTGGATTGGCCTGTTCCTGTAAAACTGATAATTCTGATATCAGCAGCATTTCTAGTGATTATGGGTTTATACGAGTTGATCATTCGACGAGTTAATATTCTAAGGGTTGTATTTGGGCTAAAAGCAAGCCGTCCTGGTGAAGGGTCTCTTGTACTAAATAATACAGGGACATACCGCCGTAAAATATAG
- a CDS encoding amino acid ABC transporter ATP-binding protein yields MSVIQVNNLKKSFGQLEVLKDISTEVKEQEVVCVVGPSGSGKSTFLRCLNRLEDITDGHVIVNGNDITDPKININKIRQEVGMVFQHFNLFPHKTVLQNITLAPVKAKGVDKEAAKQTALELLRKVGLEEKADSYPGELSGGQKQRVAIARALAMEPKVMLFDEPTSALDPEMIGEVLEVMKDLAREGMTMVVVTHEMGFAREVGDRVIFMDGGYIVEEDVPGELFGNPKHERTKAFLGKVL; encoded by the coding sequence ATGAGTGTGATCCAGGTTAATAATCTTAAAAAATCTTTTGGGCAACTCGAAGTCTTAAAAGATATCAGTACAGAGGTGAAAGAGCAGGAAGTGGTGTGTGTCGTAGGTCCCTCCGGCTCTGGTAAAAGTACCTTTCTGCGATGCTTGAATAGACTCGAGGATATCACAGATGGCCATGTCATCGTGAATGGAAATGATATCACCGACCCGAAAATCAACATCAATAAAATTCGCCAGGAAGTAGGGATGGTGTTCCAGCACTTCAATCTCTTCCCTCATAAAACCGTGCTGCAAAACATTACGCTCGCACCGGTCAAAGCAAAGGGTGTCGACAAAGAGGCTGCGAAACAGACAGCCCTCGAACTGCTCAGAAAAGTAGGCCTTGAGGAAAAAGCAGACAGCTATCCCGGAGAACTATCCGGCGGACAAAAGCAGCGTGTCGCCATCGCCAGGGCACTTGCCATGGAACCAAAGGTCATGCTGTTTGATGAACCGACTTCCGCGCTCGACCCCGAGATGATCGGAGAAGTCCTCGAGGTTATGAAAGACCTCGCCCGCGAAGGCATGACAATGGTCGTCGTGACTCACGAAATGGGCTTTGCCCGTGAAGTCGGCGACCGCGTCATCTTCATGGATGGCGGTTATATCGTTGAAGAGGATGTACCGGGAGAATTGTTTGGTAATCCTAAACATGAACGTACGAAGGCTTTTCTGGGGAAAGTTTTATAA
- the alsK gene encoding allose kinase — METNKMKYVIGVDIGGTHLRVGAVTPDKELHFFEKKKIADILDNLHPVESLIQFLDGFIQANLGNSDVLGIGMGFPSVVSKDKKRVLATTNLNINDINIADPIQDYFRVPVVIENDVNHLLHYEISQRNVLDDEIVLGFYIGTGFGNSIYINNRFLDGKNGAAGELGHIPVLGDEAVCQCGNTGCIETYASGKTLVLLHQEYFSDVTFEDVFTKYANSEHIVKFIKSLAVPIATEINIFDPHLVMIGGGVVGMKDFPKSQLENEIIRYCRKPYPANGLVIEYAEDTNAAGVLGAAANLYDNYIGKSISTR, encoded by the coding sequence ATGGAAACAAACAAAATGAAATACGTCATTGGTGTTGATATTGGGGGAACGCATTTAAGAGTTGGAGCGGTTACTCCTGACAAAGAGCTGCATTTCTTTGAAAAAAAGAAAATTGCTGATATTTTGGATAACCTCCATCCAGTTGAATCCTTAATTCAATTTCTAGATGGATTTATTCAGGCAAACCTAGGAAACAGTGATGTATTAGGAATTGGAATGGGATTTCCATCCGTAGTCAGCAAAGACAAGAAAAGAGTACTAGCTACAACAAACTTAAACATTAATGATATAAATATCGCAGATCCTATCCAGGATTATTTTCGAGTTCCAGTTGTCATAGAAAATGATGTGAATCATTTGCTTCATTATGAAATATCACAACGAAACGTATTAGATGATGAAATTGTCCTTGGATTTTACATTGGGACAGGATTTGGAAACTCTATCTATATAAATAATAGGTTTCTAGATGGGAAAAATGGAGCGGCTGGTGAACTTGGCCATATCCCGGTTTTAGGAGACGAAGCTGTTTGTCAATGTGGCAATACAGGATGTATTGAAACCTATGCTTCGGGTAAGACATTGGTACTTCTTCATCAAGAATATTTTTCAGATGTAACATTTGAGGATGTTTTTACAAAATACGCTAATAGTGAGCATATTGTTAAATTTATTAAATCCCTTGCTGTGCCAATTGCAACAGAGATCAACATCTTCGACCCACATTTAGTAATGATTGGCGGAGGAGTAGTTGGTATGAAGGATTTTCCGAAAAGCCAATTAGAAAATGAGATCATCCGCTATTGCAGAAAACCTTATCCAGCCAATGGGCTTGTGATTGAATATGCAGAAGATACAAATGCTGCAGGCGTCTTAGGTGCAGCAGCGAATCTATATGACAATTATATTGGAAAATCAATCTCCACAAGGTAA
- a CDS encoding LacI family DNA-binding transcriptional regulator, translating to MKKLTIKEIAELTGVSTATVSKVLNNTGRYSEETRKKILDVVQEYDYRPNAVAKSLRTRRSKTIGVIVPDITNEFFAQIVLAIEKYCGPKGYSVFICNTDENGEKELQYIKELELKGVDGLIHLIGSDELFNVETNLPVVCIDRKPMAHNAAFITSDNFQGGYLAASELIEKGCKKILLIRDYRVGHPTLERQKGFKSALKEKKIPFNEEEQVLNVEVGIEQGKKAVQELIKNGNFDFDGVFATTDWLAFGAKLALEENGIKIPEEVKIIGFDNINLAKYSSVSSIHQDKEAMGQKAAENLINRIELNIHTNDVIKLPVTLVSRNSTSV from the coding sequence ATGAAGAAGCTAACAATAAAGGAAATAGCGGAATTAACAGGGGTTTCAACGGCTACTGTCTCAAAAGTGCTAAACAATACTGGGCGTTATTCGGAAGAAACAAGAAAGAAAATTCTTGATGTTGTTCAGGAATATGATTATCGGCCAAATGCTGTCGCCAAGAGTCTGAGAACAAGACGATCTAAGACAATCGGCGTAATTGTACCTGATATTACAAATGAATTTTTTGCACAAATTGTATTAGCGATTGAAAAATATTGTGGACCTAAAGGATATTCTGTATTTATCTGTAATACAGATGAAAATGGAGAAAAAGAGCTACAGTATATAAAAGAGCTAGAGTTAAAGGGTGTTGACGGTTTAATTCACCTTATAGGTAGTGATGAACTATTCAATGTTGAAACCAATTTGCCAGTCGTTTGTATTGACAGAAAGCCGATGGCTCATAATGCAGCCTTCATTACCTCTGATAATTTTCAGGGTGGCTATCTTGCCGCAAGTGAATTGATTGAAAAGGGATGCAAAAAGATCCTGCTAATAAGGGATTACCGTGTAGGTCACCCTACATTGGAGCGGCAAAAAGGTTTTAAGTCTGCGTTAAAAGAGAAGAAAATTCCGTTTAACGAAGAAGAACAAGTTCTAAATGTAGAGGTTGGAATTGAACAAGGCAAAAAGGCTGTCCAAGAGTTAATTAAAAATGGGAACTTCGATTTTGATGGAGTTTTTGCCACCACTGATTGGTTAGCTTTCGGGGCGAAACTGGCGTTAGAAGAGAATGGAATTAAGATTCCTGAAGAGGTAAAAATTATAGGTTTCGATAATATCAATTTAGCTAAATACTCTTCTGTCTCTTCAATTCATCAGGATAAAGAAGCGATGGGCCAGAAAGCAGCTGAAAATTTGATCAACCGAATCGAACTTAATATCCATACAAATGATGTTATTAAGCTGCCAGTAACATTAGTTAGCAGGAACTCAACCAGTGTTTAA
- the tkt gene encoding transketolase codes for MDPISLQAINTIRTLSMDMIQKANSGHPGLPMGAAPMAYTLWAKEMNFNPVNPGWLNRDRFILSAGHGSALLYSLLHLFGYDVSMEDLKSFRQFGSKTPGHPEFRHTDGVEATTGPLGQGIAMAVGMAMAERHLAETYNREDFQIIDHYSYSLCGDGDLMEGVSAEAASLAGHLKLGRLIVLYDSNDISLDGELSQSFSENVQGRFKAHGWQVLRVEDGNDVVAIQKALQEAKADQERPTLIELKTTIGYGSPNKAGSSASHGAPLGETEIKLTKEVYGWEYEEPFYIPEEVKLHFSSLLEEGKAKELAWDEQFIAYKAAYPVLASQLETAVKGDLPNNWQEALPEFVPGEKLATRSSSGQTLNAAAKVFPQLIGGSADLASSNKTMLSAEKDFGLDGYAARNIWFGVREFAMGAALNGMALHGGVKVFGATFFVFSDYLRPAIRLAALMKLPVTYVFTHDSIAVGEDGPTHQPVEQLASLRAMPGLSVIRPAEAKETVAAWRLALESQDHPTALVLTRQDLPTLWLDQEEVFVGVKKGAYVVSEAKGEVAGLLLATGSEVALALEAQTELANEGIHVSVISMPSWDLFQKQSSEYKESVLPSHVSARVAIELGSSLGWREYIGAHGETITIDEFGASGPADKLLEESGFSVKHVVSRFKQAIKKSDSLVRN; via the coding sequence ATGGATCCAATAAGTTTACAAGCAATTAATACGATACGTACGTTGAGCATGGATATGATTCAGAAGGCAAACTCCGGACATCCAGGCTTACCAATGGGCGCAGCGCCTATGGCCTATACATTATGGGCGAAAGAAATGAACTTTAATCCTGTTAATCCTGGTTGGCTTAACCGTGACAGGTTTATTTTATCTGCCGGTCATGGATCTGCTCTTCTTTATAGCTTGCTTCATTTATTTGGTTATGATGTTTCAATGGAAGATTTAAAAAGCTTCCGGCAGTTTGGAAGTAAAACACCAGGGCACCCTGAATTCAGACACACGGATGGTGTTGAGGCTACCACAGGTCCGCTGGGTCAAGGAATCGCGATGGCTGTTGGAATGGCAATGGCCGAACGACATCTTGCTGAGACTTATAATCGAGAGGACTTTCAAATAATTGACCATTATTCCTATAGTCTTTGCGGAGACGGTGATTTAATGGAAGGCGTTTCTGCAGAAGCAGCTTCTCTTGCTGGCCACTTGAAATTAGGAAGACTAATTGTATTGTATGATTCGAATGATATTTCCTTGGATGGAGAGTTAAGTCAATCTTTCTCTGAAAATGTTCAAGGTCGATTCAAGGCTCATGGTTGGCAGGTTCTTCGAGTGGAAGATGGGAACGATGTTGTTGCCATACAAAAGGCCTTACAAGAGGCAAAAGCGGACCAAGAGCGTCCGACACTAATTGAATTAAAAACAACCATCGGTTACGGGTCCCCAAATAAAGCTGGTTCTTCAGCTAGTCACGGCGCACCCCTTGGGGAAACGGAAATTAAGTTAACAAAAGAAGTTTACGGTTGGGAATATGAAGAACCATTTTATATTCCTGAAGAAGTAAAGCTTCATTTTAGTAGCTTGCTTGAAGAAGGGAAAGCAAAAGAACTAGCCTGGGATGAACAGTTCATTGCTTATAAAGCAGCTTACCCAGTACTTGCTTCCCAATTGGAAACCGCTGTAAAAGGGGACCTGCCTAACAATTGGCAAGAGGCTCTTCCTGAATTCGTTCCTGGGGAAAAACTTGCAACAAGATCATCATCTGGTCAAACGTTGAATGCGGCAGCAAAGGTCTTTCCACAACTTATTGGAGGCTCAGCCGATCTCGCTAGCTCCAATAAAACGATGCTTTCAGCTGAAAAGGACTTTGGTCTAGATGGGTATGCCGCACGAAATATCTGGTTTGGTGTACGAGAATTTGCTATGGGTGCTGCACTTAACGGAATGGCCCTTCATGGGGGCGTAAAAGTATTTGGGGCTACATTCTTTGTATTCTCAGATTACCTCCGCCCAGCGATTCGACTTGCTGCATTGATGAAGTTGCCTGTCACTTATGTATTTACACACGATAGCATTGCGGTCGGGGAGGATGGCCCAACACACCAACCAGTAGAACAGTTGGCATCTTTACGCGCAATGCCTGGTTTGTCAGTCATCAGACCGGCAGAGGCGAAAGAAACAGTGGCTGCATGGCGTTTAGCACTTGAAAGCCAGGACCATCCAACTGCGCTGGTTTTAACCCGCCAAGACTTGCCAACACTTTGGTTGGATCAAGAAGAAGTATTTGTTGGTGTGAAAAAAGGAGCGTATGTCGTTTCTGAAGCGAAAGGTGAAGTTGCAGGTCTATTGCTGGCAACAGGCTCTGAAGTTGCTCTAGCCCTAGAAGCACAAACTGAACTTGCAAACGAAGGCATCCACGTTTCTGTTATAAGCATGCCAAGCTGGGATTTATTCCAAAAACAATCAAGTGAATACAAAGAAAGCGTGCTACCAAGCCATGTATCAGCTCGTGTAGCAATCGAATTAGGATCTTCCCTTGGTTGGAGAGAATATATCGGAGCTCATGGAGAAACCATTACCATTGATGAGTTTGGCGCATCAGGTCCAGCGGATAAGCTTTTAGAAGAAAGTGGGTTTTCCGTTAAGCATGTCGTTTCGAGGTTTAAACAAGCGATAAAGAAAAGTGATAGTCTGGTGAGAAATTAA
- the rpiB gene encoding ribose 5-phosphate isomerase B, translated as MKVAIACDHTALPMKEEIKKELEELGIEYQDLGAYTEERVDYPDYAIKVCEQVANKSVDKGILICGTGIGMSIMANKVRGIRCALAHDTFSAKYTRLHNNSNVLAMGQRVIGHGLAREVVKVWLETEYEGGRHERRVVKITDYENNFSSK; from the coding sequence ATGAAGGTTGCTATTGCATGTGATCATACTGCATTACCAATGAAAGAAGAGATTAAGAAGGAACTTGAAGAGCTGGGTATTGAATATCAAGATTTGGGTGCATATACAGAAGAGAGAGTCGACTATCCTGACTATGCTATAAAAGTGTGTGAACAAGTGGCCAACAAGTCTGTAGATAAAGGTATCCTGATATGTGGAACTGGAATTGGCATGTCCATTATGGCAAATAAAGTGAGAGGGATTCGTTGTGCACTTGCACACGATACCTTCAGTGCTAAATATACTCGCTTGCATAACAACAGCAATGTCCTGGCAATGGGACAAAGGGTCATTGGTCACGGTCTTGCGAGAGAAGTGGTAAAGGTTTGGCTAGAAACAGAATATGAGGGCGGTCGTCATGAGAGACGTGTAGTAAAAATCACTGATTATGAGAATAACTTTTCGTCAAAGTAA
- the alsE gene encoding D-allulose 6-phosphate 3-epimerase: MSKFSPSLMCMDLSKFKEQVEALNQKADFYHVDIMDGHYVKNITLSPFFIEQLKKISTLPIDAHLMVENPADFVDMTIDAGADYISLHAETINGDAFRLINHIKSRGKKFGVVLNPATPIETIRHYIHHVDKLTIMTVDPGFAGQKFVTEMVDKIKEAKELKEKNQYKYLITIDGSCNERTFKTLVEAGAEVLIVGTSGLFNLDEDVSKAWELMMETYESEVKKIASL; this comes from the coding sequence ATGTCAAAATTTTCACCATCCTTAATGTGTATGGACTTATCAAAATTCAAAGAGCAGGTTGAGGCATTAAATCAAAAGGCTGATTTTTACCATGTCGATATAATGGACGGTCATTACGTAAAGAATATTACTCTATCACCATTTTTCATTGAACAATTAAAGAAAATCTCTACATTGCCGATTGATGCTCACCTTATGGTCGAAAATCCAGCTGACTTTGTCGATATGACGATTGATGCAGGAGCAGATTATATCAGTCTTCATGCTGAAACTATTAATGGTGATGCTTTCAGACTGATTAACCATATTAAATCCAGAGGTAAAAAATTCGGTGTGGTTTTAAATCCAGCTACTCCAATCGAAACAATCAGACACTATATTCATCATGTTGATAAATTAACTATCATGACAGTCGATCCTGGGTTTGCGGGTCAGAAGTTTGTTACTGAGATGGTAGATAAAATCAAGGAAGCTAAAGAGTTGAAAGAGAAGAACCAGTATAAGTACCTTATTACAATAGATGGATCTTGTAATGAAAGAACGTTTAAAACGCTTGTTGAAGCAGGAGCAGAAGTATTGATTGTTGGTACTTCAGGGTTGTTCAATCTTGATGAAGATGTATCTAAGGCATGGGAATTAATGATGGAAACCTACGAGAGCGAAGTAAAGAAGATTGCTAGTTTGTAA
- a CDS encoding transporter substrate-binding domain-containing protein, with amino-acid sequence MKKIKIFGFLMMAVMLVLAACGSDDTANSGGDEGGGKTYTVGTDTTYPPFEFEEGGKYKGIDIDIINAIAEEEGFEIELKPMDFGGIIPAILADQLDVAIAGMSITDDRKEKVDFSDPYFDAGLTLVVSEDNNDITSVDDLEGKVVAVKNGTTGADHAEKIKDEYGIKEVRQFNDSPSMFQEVANGNADVLIEDYPVIAYAIKTSNLDLKTVGDRLNGDQYGIAVKKGENQELLEKINSGLKKIKDNGKYDEILNTYLEE; translated from the coding sequence ATGAAAAAAATAAAGATATTTGGCTTTTTAATGATGGCAGTGATGCTGGTCTTGGCTGCATGCGGATCGGACGATACGGCAAACAGCGGCGGGGATGAAGGCGGTGGTAAAACATACACTGTTGGTACGGATACGACTTATCCTCCGTTCGAATTTGAAGAGGGCGGCAAATATAAAGGAATCGATATCGATATCATCAATGCCATTGCGGAAGAAGAAGGCTTTGAGATCGAACTGAAGCCAATGGACTTCGGGGGCATCATTCCTGCGATCCTTGCTGATCAGCTGGACGTAGCCATTGCTGGCATGAGCATTACGGATGACAGAAAAGAAAAAGTAGATTTTTCAGATCCATACTTTGATGCCGGATTAACACTTGTTGTTTCAGAAGATAACAACGACATTACCAGCGTTGATGACTTAGAAGGTAAAGTTGTCGCCGTTAAGAATGGTACAACAGGTGCTGACCATGCCGAGAAAATTAAAGATGAATATGGCATTAAAGAAGTACGCCAATTCAATGACAGCCCATCGATGTTCCAGGAAGTTGCAAACGGGAACGCAGATGTATTGATTGAAGACTACCCGGTTATCGCGTATGCGATTAAAACAAGCAACCTTGACCTGAAGACCGTCGGGGACCGCCTGAATGGCGACCAGTACGGCATCGCTGTAAAAAAAGGCGAGAACCAGGAGCTGCTTGAAAAAATCAACAGCGGCCTGAAAAAAATCAAGGACAACGGCAAGTACGACGAAATCTTGAACACTTATCTTGAAGAGTAG